A DNA window from Brassica napus cultivar Da-Ae chromosome A4, Da-Ae, whole genome shotgun sequence contains the following coding sequences:
- the LOC106366978 gene encoding novel plant SNARE 11-like, producing MDLSAVSEELAELEGQINDLFRALSNGFQKLEKIKDASRQSRQLEELTDKMRDCKSLIKDFDREVKSLEGGNDASTNRMLNDRRQSMVKELNSYVALKKKYSSNLASNNKRVDLFDGPAEDHMEENVLLASNMTNQELVNKGNSMMDDTDQAIERGKKIVLETINVGTDTSAALKAQTDQMSRVVNELDSIHFSLKKASKLVKEIGRQVATDKCIMAFLFLIVIGVIAIIIVKIVNPNNKDIRDIPGLAPPAMNRRLLWNHY from the exons atggatCTATCGGCGGTTAGCGAAGAGCTTGCTGAGCTCGAAGGACAAATCAATGACCTTTTCCGCGCCTTGTC AAATGGATTCCAGAAGCTGGAGAAGATCAAGGATGCTAGTAGGCAGAGCAGGCAGCTGGAAGAACTCACTGACAAAATGCGTGACTGCAAGAGCCTTATTAAAGATTTCGATAGAGAAGTCAAAAGCTTGGAAGGTGGAAATGACGCCAGCACTAACCGGATGTTGAATGATAGACGACAGTCTATG GTTAAGGAACTAAACTCATATGTTGCTCTTAAGAAGAA ATACTCATCCAATCTAGCAAGCAATAACAAGCGAGTAGATCTTTTCGATGGTCCTGCTGAAGACCACATGGAAGAGAATGTCTTATTAGCTTCAA ATATGACCAATCAAGAACTTGTGAATAAAGGGAACTCCATGATGGATGACACTGATCAAGCCATTGAAAGAGGGAAAAAG ATTGTTCTGGAGACTATAAATGTGGGAACAGATACTTCAGCAGCTCTCAAGGCTCAG ACCGACCAAATGAGTAGAGTTGTGAATGAACTCGATTCTATTCATTTCTCACTCAAGAAAGCCTCCAAGCTGGTCAAGGAAATTGGTAGGCAG gTTGCTACGGACAAATGTATTATGGCGTTTCTTTTCCTTATTGTCATTGGTGTCATAGCAATCATCATCGTCAAG ATTGTGAACCCAAACAACAAAGACATCCGGGACATACCGGGCCTAGCTCCACCAGCCATGAACAGACGTTTACTCTGGAACCATTACTGA